A part of Apostichopus japonicus isolate 1M-3 chromosome 10, ASM3797524v1, whole genome shotgun sequence genomic DNA contains:
- the LOC139974964 gene encoding cytochrome P450 2J5-like isoform X1, whose protein sequence is MSPEFFALNLADYLTEILLFLTVFFFLFSIIKKKQDLSEDGYSYPPGPFRLPLIGNLLGLKDGEKYLSSLVPRYGDVFTIYMGDIPVVVVNSTKTAKELMEDPNLFNERAPAPVLNDYFKGRGLAGAHHPNGFWKDQRKFVSNIIRTLSGSGYKSFEVKLQEEINYLKKNIRQKADGRPFDILQSLQMTAANFIWVLTIGERFHHNDGFHQNVVKLLYDSLQSMKYVTASLIFPSMLRIPGNSVSKLFSYLDQLYVMLGQKIKDYRGIKPSGGQTSEDFVGLFMKEMDKYKDDPSKAPAYLNEDNLLFVLQDFFLAGVDTTSSTLYWLFLYLARNPSIQRKAFAHIQSVSGHRNSVALEDYGKLPFINALVMETLRVTAMVPIVARSNIHDFEFRGHKIPQGTWFLFNFYNMANDASTWHEPASFIPERFLDTEGNLAWNENFKPFGFGRRNCLGESMAKKEIFLLLANLLKEFEFSVEDESNLPTVEPNTGLMRVPQAYRVRVRDRSAKLTTNGHCKPSGLNVQSTLPLDIELWSSDVKLTCKN, encoded by the exons ATGTCTCCAGAGTTTTTCGCATTAAATCTTGCCGATTATCTAACAGAAATTCTTTTATTTCtgactgttttcttttttcttttctcaataATTAAGAAGAAACAAGATCTCAGCGAAGACGGTTATTCGTACCCTCCTGGACCGTTTCGTTTACCCCTAATCGGTAATCTCCTCGGACTTAAAGATGGCGAGAAGTATTTATCAAGTCTGGTACCCAGATATGGTGATGTTTTTACCATTTACATGGGAGACATTCCAGTCGTGGTGGTCAATTCAACAAAGACAGCGAAAGAATTAATGGAAGATCCAAATTTATTCAACGAACGAGCTCCCGCACCAGTTTTGAACGATTACTTCAAAGGGCGAG GGCTCGCTGGAGCACACCATCCCAACGGGTTCTGGAAAGATCAACGAAAATTTGTCTCAAACATCATCCGTACCTTGTCCGGTTCTGGCTACAAGTCTTTCGAGGTCAAACTTCAGGAAGAAATTAATTATCTGAAGAAGAATATAAGGCAAAAGGCAGATGGAAGACCCTTCGATATATTACAGTCACTTCAAATGACGGCCGCCAATTTCATATGGGTCCTCACTATTGGTGAACGTTTCCACCACAACGATGGATTCCATCAGAATGTTGTCAAACTTCTCTATGATTCGTTGCAGTCCATGAAATACGTCACAGCCAGTCTCATCTTCCCATCCATGTTGCGTATACCGGGTAACAGTGTCAGTAAACTATTCTCGTATCTTGACCAGTTGTACGTTATGCTCGGACAAAAGATCAAAGACTACAGAGGAATCAAACCGTCCGGCGGTCAAACATCTGAAGATTTTGTCGGTCTCTTTATGAAGGAGATGGACAAATACAAAGATGACCCGTCAAAGGCCCCAGCCTACCTCAACGAAGATAACTTACTATTCGTTTTACAAGATTTCTTCCTTGCGGGTGTGGACACCACGTCGTCGACTCTATATTGGTTGTTCTTGTACCTTGCTCGAAACCCATCCATTCAGAGGAAGGCCTTTGCCCACATCCAATCCGTCTCAGGACACCGCAACAGCGTTGCACTGGAAGATTATGGCAAACTACCTTTTATAAAT GCGTTGGTTATGGAAACCCTAAGAGTTACAGCCATGGTGCCGATCGTTGCCCGGTCGAATATCCACGATTTTGAGTTCAGAGGTCACAAGATTCCGCAGGGCACGTGGTTTCTGTTCAACTTCTACAACATGGCCAATGATGCGTCTACATGGCATGAGCCCGCCTCTTTCATCCCTGAAAGATTCCTGGATACAGAGGGAAATTTAGCCTGGAACGAAAACTTTAAACCCTTTGGGTTTG GAAGACGAAACTGTCTGGGAGAGTCCATGgctaaaaaagaaatatttcttcTCTTGGCCAATCTCCTTAAAGAGTTTGAATTCAGTGTTGAAGATGAGTCTAATCTTCCGACAGTAGAGCCTAACACAGGTTTGATGCGGGTGCCACAGGCCTACAGGGTTCGTGTTCGTGACAGAAGTGCTAAACTGACAACAAACGGACATTGTAAACCGTCTGGTCTGAACGTACAATCGACACTTCCTCTCGACATTGAACTATGGTCAAGCGATGTGAAGTTAACATGCAAAAACTGA
- the LOC139974964 gene encoding cytochrome P450 2U1-like isoform X2, producing MGDIPVVVVNSTKTAKELMEDPNLFNERAPAPVLNDYFKGRGLAGAHHPNGFWKDQRKFVSNIIRTLSGSGYKSFEVKLQEEINYLKKNIRQKADGRPFDILQSLQMTAANFIWVLTIGERFHHNDGFHQNVVKLLYDSLQSMKYVTASLIFPSMLRIPGNSVSKLFSYLDQLYVMLGQKIKDYRGIKPSGGQTSEDFVGLFMKEMDKYKDDPSKAPAYLNEDNLLFVLQDFFLAGVDTTSSTLYWLFLYLARNPSIQRKAFAHIQSVSGHRNSVALEDYGKLPFINALVMETLRVTAMVPIVARSNIHDFEFRGHKIPQGTWFLFNFYNMANDASTWHEPASFIPERFLDTEGNLAWNENFKPFGFGRRNCLGESMAKKEIFLLLANLLKEFEFSVEDESNLPTVEPNTGLMRVPQAYRVRVRDRSAKLTTNGHCKPSGLNVQSTLPLDIELWSSDVKLTCKN from the exons ATGGGAGACATTCCAGTCGTGGTGGTCAATTCAACAAAGACAGCGAAAGAATTAATGGAAGATCCAAATTTATTCAACGAACGAGCTCCCGCACCAGTTTTGAACGATTACTTCAAAGGGCGAG GGCTCGCTGGAGCACACCATCCCAACGGGTTCTGGAAAGATCAACGAAAATTTGTCTCAAACATCATCCGTACCTTGTCCGGTTCTGGCTACAAGTCTTTCGAGGTCAAACTTCAGGAAGAAATTAATTATCTGAAGAAGAATATAAGGCAAAAGGCAGATGGAAGACCCTTCGATATATTACAGTCACTTCAAATGACGGCCGCCAATTTCATATGGGTCCTCACTATTGGTGAACGTTTCCACCACAACGATGGATTCCATCAGAATGTTGTCAAACTTCTCTATGATTCGTTGCAGTCCATGAAATACGTCACAGCCAGTCTCATCTTCCCATCCATGTTGCGTATACCGGGTAACAGTGTCAGTAAACTATTCTCGTATCTTGACCAGTTGTACGTTATGCTCGGACAAAAGATCAAAGACTACAGAGGAATCAAACCGTCCGGCGGTCAAACATCTGAAGATTTTGTCGGTCTCTTTATGAAGGAGATGGACAAATACAAAGATGACCCGTCAAAGGCCCCAGCCTACCTCAACGAAGATAACTTACTATTCGTTTTACAAGATTTCTTCCTTGCGGGTGTGGACACCACGTCGTCGACTCTATATTGGTTGTTCTTGTACCTTGCTCGAAACCCATCCATTCAGAGGAAGGCCTTTGCCCACATCCAATCCGTCTCAGGACACCGCAACAGCGTTGCACTGGAAGATTATGGCAAACTACCTTTTATAAAT GCGTTGGTTATGGAAACCCTAAGAGTTACAGCCATGGTGCCGATCGTTGCCCGGTCGAATATCCACGATTTTGAGTTCAGAGGTCACAAGATTCCGCAGGGCACGTGGTTTCTGTTCAACTTCTACAACATGGCCAATGATGCGTCTACATGGCATGAGCCCGCCTCTTTCATCCCTGAAAGATTCCTGGATACAGAGGGAAATTTAGCCTGGAACGAAAACTTTAAACCCTTTGGGTTTG GAAGACGAAACTGTCTGGGAGAGTCCATGgctaaaaaagaaatatttcttcTCTTGGCCAATCTCCTTAAAGAGTTTGAATTCAGTGTTGAAGATGAGTCTAATCTTCCGACAGTAGAGCCTAACACAGGTTTGATGCGGGTGCCACAGGCCTACAGGGTTCGTGTTCGTGACAGAAGTGCTAAACTGACAACAAACGGACATTGTAAACCGTCTGGTCTGAACGTACAATCGACACTTCCTCTCGACATTGAACTATGGTCAAGCGATGTGAAGTTAACATGCAAAAACTGA